In Gossypium raimondii isolate GPD5lz chromosome 12, ASM2569854v1, whole genome shotgun sequence, a single window of DNA contains:
- the LOC105763424 gene encoding uncharacterized protein LOC105763424 translates to MSGAQGALTKESKTATIYESIQGGENKSKTELRSKEDEGGIQVDRLEDKVKDPTGEGGPIFGSPSPNNDDNQDLGVTGTA, encoded by the coding sequence atgtcAGGGGCACAAGGAGCATTGACCAAGGAGTCGAAGACGGCAACGATATATGAATCAATACAAGGAGGAGAGAATAAGAGCAAAACGGAGCTAAGGTCCAAGGAGGATGAGGGTGGCATTCAGGTTGATAGGCTGGAGGACAAGGTGAAAGATCCTACTGGCGAAGGTGGCCCTATCTTTGGCTCTCCCTCTCCCAACAACGATGACAACCAAGACTTGGGCGTTACTGGCACAGCCTAG
- the LOC105763420 gene encoding LOB domain-containing protein 38, protein MSCNGCRVLRKGCSESCILRPCLQWIDSPEAQGHATIFVAKFFGRAGLMSFISAVPESQRSVLFQSLLFEACGRTVNPVNGAVGLLWTGNWHVCQAAVETVLRGGTVLAVPELMAPTPASGEKSEATKITCMLKLQETETKFNSTCRFSTSRSKVSPKRIKVEEFSKFQPSDLDLCLTPSSTGNRLPDNRRPGTPSLNSEESVTTTCFESGFADQQRQGGETDRIKLLNLFV, encoded by the exons ATGAGTTGCAACGGGTGCCGCGTCTTACGAAAAGGATGCAGCGAGTCATGTATTTTACGACCTTGTCTGCAATGGATCGACAGCCCTGAAGCGCAAGGCCATGCCACTATTTTCGTCGCCAAGTTCTTTGGCCGTGCGGGGCTCATGTCCTTCATCTCTGCCGTTCCAGAATCTCAACGTTCTG TTTTGTTCCAATCACTGTTGTTCGAAGCTTGTGGTAGAACAGTGAATCCAGTGAACGGAGCTGTCGGACTTTTATGGACAGGGAACTGGCATGTTTGCCAAGCGGCAGTTGAAACTGTCTTACGAGGAGGAACTGTACTGGCGGTGCCTGAACTTATGGCTCCCACACCAGCATCCGGTGAAAAATCGGAAGCTACTAAGATTACGTGCATGTTGAAGTTGCAAGAAAcagaaacaaaatttaattcaacctGTCGGTTTTCCACTTCAAGATCTAAGGTTTCACCTAAGCGCATAAAAGTTGAAGAATTCAGTAAATTTCAGCCGTCCGATCTAGATCTTTGCTTGACTCCAAGCTCCACAGGCAACCGGCTTCCGGATAACAGACGACCGGGGACTCCGTCATTGAACTCGGAGGAATCTGTTACGACGACGTGTTTTGAAAGTGGGTTTGCAGATCAACAACGACAAGGTGGAGAAACAGATAGAATTAAGTTATTAAACTTGTTTGTTTga